In one Parageobacillus genomosp. 1 genomic region, the following are encoded:
- a CDS encoding energy-coupling factor ABC transporter substrate-binding protein codes for MKRSLFLLVFAVLLVVAPLLFIHESDFGGTDGQAEKTIQVIAPHYKPWAQTIFEPPGGEVETLLFSVQAAAGAGIIGYIIGVYKGRANRREESK; via the coding sequence GTGAAGCGCAGTCTTTTTCTCCTCGTTTTTGCCGTTTTATTAGTAGTAGCACCGTTATTGTTCATTCATGAATCTGATTTTGGCGGTACGGATGGCCAGGCGGAAAAAACGATTCAGGTGATCGCTCCTCATTATAAGCCTTGGGCGCAAACCATATTTGAGCCGCCGGGTGGAGAGGTGGAAACGTTGCTGTTTTCTGTGCAAGCGGCGGCCGGAGCCGGTATTATTGGCTATATTATCGGCGTCTATAAAGGCCGAGCGAACCGAAGAGAGGAATCAAAATGA
- the cbiQ gene encoding cobalt ECF transporter T component CbiQ has product MIRQFDTIAYNNRLRTIRPEQKVIFSLLLLIMAMIGNWKTQVMMTVWLAVWIIGYARVSWKVYAKTLGVVALFLMVSFPALLVSIDSSFHVSIDRSQMFTVMSLLSRSVAAWSCLFFLLVTTPFPEMLYVLKRMKVPSIIIELLFFTYRFVFVFEKAAEELFVAMKARNGGNHWRHGGMLVFQLFQKIWHSYEALRLALWARGVSDEIVYVHMETYNEKNKRYLWEAAIGISLLLWLG; this is encoded by the coding sequence ATGATCCGGCAGTTTGACACCATCGCTTACAATAACCGCCTGCGGACCATACGTCCCGAACAAAAAGTGATATTTTCGCTTCTATTATTAATAATGGCCATGATAGGGAACTGGAAAACGCAAGTAATGATGACGGTTTGGCTTGCCGTATGGATTATCGGGTATGCTCGTGTTTCGTGGAAAGTGTACGCCAAAACCCTCGGAGTCGTGGCATTGTTTCTGATGGTGAGTTTTCCAGCTTTGCTTGTTTCCATTGACAGTTCTTTTCATGTTTCTATTGATCGTTCGCAAATGTTCACTGTGATGTCTTTACTATCTCGTTCGGTCGCAGCGTGGTCTTGTTTATTTTTCCTGCTAGTGACTACCCCGTTTCCAGAGATGTTGTATGTACTCAAGCGAATGAAAGTGCCATCCATCATCATTGAGTTGTTGTTTTTTACGTATCGGTTTGTATTTGTTTTCGAGAAAGCAGCAGAAGAGCTATTTGTAGCAATGAAAGCAAGAAACGGAGGAAACCATTGGCGGCATGGCGGGATGTTGGTGTTCCAGCTTTTTCAGAAAATATGGCATTCCTATGAGGCGTTGCGCCTTGCTTTATGGGCACGCGGAGTTTCTGATGAAATTGTCTATGTTCACATGGAAACATACAACGAAAAAAATAAACGTTATCTGTGGGAAGCAGCCATCGGCATCAGTTTGCTTCTATGGCTTGGATGA
- a CDS encoding energy-coupling factor ABC transporter ATP-binding protein gives MLKMDEVYYTYPNGPCVLKGLSLHIPNGKKCALIGHNGCGKTTLFLHANGLLRPDSGNIYWNGEKMDYRRPTLQKWRQEVGIVFQNPEHQLVAPLVRDELAFGLCHLGMEKREMDELMEKALDEFGLRSWLDKPVHHLSLGQKKWLTLAAVMVMNPKLLVLDEPTAYLDRLQIDRFIEKINDIHQAGTTVLIATHDFDFVLEWADIVFVMHDGQIVMQGAPQDVFARQHQLQKWHLGVPLLASVWKMLFPHDTRIPRNVEEMKQWMRIDERTSLRISEKVI, from the coding sequence ATGTTGAAAATGGACGAAGTATATTATACGTATCCGAACGGACCGTGTGTGTTGAAAGGATTAAGCCTTCATATCCCTAATGGAAAAAAATGCGCGCTCATCGGTCATAACGGATGCGGCAAGACAACGTTATTTTTACATGCGAACGGGCTGTTACGACCAGATTCCGGCAATATCTATTGGAATGGCGAGAAGATGGACTATCGGCGTCCAACATTGCAAAAATGGCGGCAAGAGGTCGGCATCGTTTTTCAAAATCCGGAACACCAGCTTGTGGCGCCGTTGGTACGTGATGAACTGGCGTTTGGCCTGTGCCATTTAGGAATGGAAAAAAGGGAGATGGACGAGCTCATGGAAAAAGCGCTGGACGAGTTTGGATTGCGTTCATGGTTGGACAAGCCCGTTCATCATTTAAGCCTCGGTCAAAAAAAATGGCTGACACTTGCCGCCGTCATGGTGATGAACCCGAAATTATTAGTGCTCGATGAGCCGACGGCGTATTTAGACCGCCTACAGATCGATCGATTTATCGAGAAGATAAACGATATTCATCAAGCCGGCACGACAGTTTTGATTGCGACTCATGATTTTGATTTTGTCTTAGAGTGGGCGGATATCGTGTTTGTGATGCATGATGGACAAATTGTCATGCAAGGGGCACCGCAAGACGTATTTGCAAGGCAGCATCAATTGCAAAAATGGCATCTTGGTGTTCCGCTGCTTGCTTCTGTATGGAAAATGTTGTTTCCACACGATACGCGCATCCCGCGGAATGTGGAAGAAATGAAACAATGGATGAGAATAGATGAGCGCACAAGCCTTCGTATTAGTGAAAAAGTGATATAG
- the cobJ gene encoding precorrin-3B C(17)-methyltransferase: protein MKGKLLIVGFGPGSEEHMTKRAREAIEESDIIIGYKTYVDLVADLIGNKQVISTGMTEEVSRAQEAVKWAERGKTVAVISSGDAGVYGMAGLVYEVLIEKGWTRESDIEVEVIPGISAIHSCAALLGAPIMHDACTISLSDHLTPWSLIEKRIEAAAAADFVIALYNPKSGRRTRQIVEAQRILLRYRSPNTPVGLVKSAYRARQHIVLTDLAHMLDYDIGMLTTVIIGNSSTFVYDGLMITPRGYQRKYTLSAAEQPLKPYERLRKEAEPWALDQTKREPAREIAEEALQTLAIGHDDSATFAPVIFEIAVSPGVADKNFTPKQMMVLADIVGEDGTMMYTPDHYLKLEVPTSDPDRIIARLKEAGLTVAPVGDVLTLKACDFCDGEKKDAIPYAEQLYDQLAGMALPKELKLGVNGCGMACYGAVREDIGIVYRKGAFDLFLGGKTVGRNAHPGQLVAEGIPPSEIVSVVTRVIQEYKERAHPNERFYKFFQRVKQVGGFVYQEAKREAKIEVPACGE, encoded by the coding sequence ATGAAAGGAAAATTGCTGATTGTCGGATTTGGTCCAGGCAGCGAAGAACATATGACAAAGCGAGCGAGGGAAGCGATTGAAGAAAGCGATATTATTATCGGTTATAAAACGTACGTTGACCTAGTTGCGGATTTAATCGGCAATAAACAAGTGATTAGTACCGGAATGACGGAAGAAGTAAGCCGCGCTCAAGAGGCGGTGAAATGGGCGGAACGCGGAAAAACGGTCGCCGTCATTTCAAGCGGGGACGCGGGCGTGTACGGAATGGCAGGGCTTGTGTATGAGGTACTCATCGAAAAAGGATGGACGCGAGAAAGCGATATCGAAGTGGAAGTCATCCCAGGCATTTCTGCCATTCACTCATGTGCCGCTCTTTTAGGAGCGCCGATTATGCATGATGCGTGCACCATTAGCTTAAGCGATCACCTAACGCCGTGGTCGCTTATAGAAAAGCGCATCGAAGCGGCAGCCGCTGCCGATTTTGTCATCGCTCTATATAATCCGAAAAGCGGACGACGCACGCGGCAAATTGTCGAAGCGCAGCGTATCCTTTTGCGTTATCGCTCGCCAAATACTCCGGTCGGATTAGTGAAAAGCGCTTATCGTGCGCGGCAACATATCGTATTGACGGATTTAGCGCATATGCTCGATTACGATATCGGAATGTTAACGACCGTCATTATCGGCAATTCTTCAACGTTTGTATACGATGGGCTGATGATCACACCGCGTGGATACCAACGAAAATATACGTTAAGCGCAGCCGAACAGCCGCTGAAACCATACGAACGGCTTCGCAAAGAAGCGGAACCGTGGGCGCTTGATCAAACGAAACGAGAACCGGCAAGAGAAATAGCGGAAGAAGCGTTGCAAACATTGGCGATTGGCCACGATGACAGCGCGACGTTTGCACCGGTGATTTTCGAAATCGCGGTTAGCCCAGGGGTAGCGGACAAAAATTTTACACCAAAACAAATGATGGTACTAGCTGACATCGTCGGCGAAGACGGAACGATGATGTATACCCCGGATCATTATTTGAAGCTGGAAGTGCCTACTTCTGATCCAGACCGTATCATCGCTAGACTGAAAGAAGCGGGACTGACTGTTGCCCCTGTTGGTGACGTACTGACATTGAAAGCTTGTGATTTTTGCGACGGTGAGAAAAAAGACGCGATTCCATACGCGGAACAGCTATACGATCAGCTTGCAGGAATGGCGCTTCCGAAAGAATTGAAGCTCGGTGTAAACGGCTGCGGCATGGCATGTTACGGAGCGGTGCGGGAAGATATCGGAATCGTCTATCGGAAAGGAGCATTCGACTTATTTTTAGGAGGAAAAACGGTCGGAAGAAACGCTCATCCAGGGCAACTTGTCGCTGAAGGAATTCCGCCTAGTGAAATTGTGTCCGTGGTTACCCGCGTTATTCAAGAATATAAGGAACGAGCACACCCGAACGAACGGTTTTATAAGTTTTTCCAACGAGTGAAACAAGTCGGCGGATTTGTGTATCAAGAAGCGAAGCGGGAGGCAAAAATCGAAGTGCCTGCCTGCGG